A part of Oculatellaceae cyanobacterium genomic DNA contains:
- a CDS encoding DUF433 domain-containing protein — protein sequence MLIKTSWGFDTIKPVGVEVAMILIVAAEPAPLETNADGVVRVGKTRVTLDTVVSVFKQGLTAEEIVYRYPSLKLADVYATIGFYLNHQQEVEAYLQQRQQQAQEIRKMNQARFDGQGLRDRLLARQAEQSA from the coding sequence TTGCTGATTAAAACCTCTTGGGGTTTTGATACCATTAAGCCAGTAGGCGTTGAGGTTGCCATGATATTAATAGTTGCTGCTGAACCCGCTCCTCTAGAGACTAATGCTGACGGTGTGGTACGAGTAGGCAAAACTCGTGTAACTCTAGATACTGTTGTTTCTGTATTTAAGCAAGGGTTAACAGCCGAGGAAATTGTCTATCGCTATCCATCGCTGAAATTAGCTGATGTGTATGCCACTATTGGGTTTTACTTAAATCATCAGCAAGAAGTCGAAGCATATTTGCAGCAAAGGCAACAACAAGCACAAGAAATTCGCAAAATGAATCAGGCAAGGTTTGATGGGCAAGGATTGCGGGACAGATTACTTGCTCGACAGGCAGAACAATCAGCATGA
- a CDS encoding phage holin family protein, with the protein MPRFLVTWLLTAISLLITAYFVPGFIVKSFGAAMVAAIILGLVNAVVKPILVILTLPLTIVSLGLFLFVINALTIWLAGSITSGFHVAGFLPALLGSIVLTIVTSVLNFFFAEAV; encoded by the coding sequence ATGCCCAGATTTTTGGTAACTTGGTTACTGACAGCGATTTCACTACTGATTACAGCGTATTTTGTTCCAGGATTTATAGTTAAAAGTTTTGGTGCTGCTATGGTAGCTGCAATTATATTGGGGCTAGTAAATGCAGTTGTCAAACCGATTTTGGTAATTTTGACTTTGCCGTTGACGATAGTATCTTTAGGTTTATTTTTGTTTGTGATTAATGCCCTCACAATTTGGCTGGCAGGTTCGATCACGTCTGGTTTTCACGTTGCAGGTTTTTTACCCGCCTTACTCGGTTCAATTGTTCTAACTATTGTTACAAGTGTGTTGAACTTCTTTTTTGCTGAGGCTGTTTGA
- a CDS encoding 5-(carboxyamino)imidazole ribonucleotide synthase, which yields MKRIGVIGGGQLAWMMADAVKKLGIELIVQTPHATDPAVAIATDTILAAVADATATAQLATCCDVITFENEFIEIDALTLLANQGVCFRPQLKALAPLLDKYEQRCYLHQLGLPVPKFAALEDTNSQDILTQTPIVLKARRHGYDGQGTFIIKDQESLKTKLEQLQQTPLLVEEFVPFERELAIIAARSVAGEVVVYPVVETQQKDQVCRRVIVPAEINTKLATEIEAIAHTLLDSLQVVGVFGIELFLTRTGKILINEIAPRTHNSGHFTLDACETSQFEQQLRAVAGLPLGNTLLKCQGAVMVNLLGYENSQSDYTEKRQKLAALPETYVHWYGKTESRPGRKLGHVTVLLDSDSRSEAEAIAHKVESIWYSS from the coding sequence ATGAAGCGAATTGGTGTAATCGGTGGTGGACAGTTAGCCTGGATGATGGCTGATGCCGTCAAGAAGTTGGGGATTGAATTAATTGTACAGACACCCCATGCAACTGATCCCGCAGTAGCGATCGCAACTGATACTATCTTAGCTGCTGTTGCTGATGCCACTGCTACAGCACAGTTAGCAACTTGCTGTGATGTCATTACCTTTGAAAATGAGTTTATTGAAATAGATGCTTTAACGCTTTTAGCAAACCAAGGAGTTTGCTTTCGTCCCCAGTTAAAAGCATTAGCGCCCCTGCTTGACAAATACGAACAGAGATGCTATTTGCATCAGCTAGGCTTACCAGTTCCAAAGTTTGCAGCTTTAGAAGATACCAACAGCCAAGATATATTAACCCAAACTCCAATTGTGCTGAAAGCTAGACGGCACGGCTACGATGGTCAAGGAACTTTTATTATTAAAGACCAAGAATCTTTAAAAACTAAGCTAGAGCAACTTCAACAGACACCACTGCTAGTAGAAGAATTTGTGCCTTTTGAACGAGAATTAGCTATAATTGCTGCTCGTTCCGTTGCTGGTGAAGTGGTGGTTTATCCAGTAGTGGAAACTCAACAAAAAGATCAAGTATGCCGCCGTGTGATAGTGCCAGCCGAGATTAATACTAAATTAGCAACAGAGATTGAGGCGATCGCACATACTTTATTAGATAGTCTGCAAGTAGTGGGAGTTTTTGGCATTGAGCTATTCCTTACCCGTACTGGCAAAATATTAATCAATGAAATAGCACCACGCACCCACAATTCAGGACACTTTACCCTAGATGCGTGCGAAACTTCCCAATTTGAACAGCAACTCAGAGCCGTTGCTGGTTTGCCTTTAGGTAATACATTACTGAAGTGTCAAGGCGCAGTGATGGTCAATCTACTAGGTTATGAAAATTCCCAGAGTGATTACACAGAAAAACGCCAAAAATTAGCCGCATTACCTGAAACTTACGTCCATTGGTACGGCAAAACAGAATCGCGCCCTGGTCGTAAACTAGGTCACGTCACAGTTTTACTCGATTCAGATAGCAGAAGTGAAGCAGAAGCGATCGCCCACAAAGTAGAATCTATTTGGTATAGCAGTTAG